GACGGggcttgaagaggttggcGTTGGTCTCGAGCTGGGGGTAGTCAATGATACCAGTCTTGGGGTCGACTCGGTAAGGGAAAGACTGGAAGtaaatggaagaagcagtgatcttcttcttggcggTGTAGTAACCGTGGGTGAGGTGACCACCGTCAGGGAGACCAAGACCCATCACTCGGTCCTGGGGGCTGATAAGGGCAGTGAAAGCGGCAAAGCTGGCGTGTACATGTCAGTCGCTGAAGAGACTAATTTGAGAGACGCATGTAAGACTCACTTGGCGGTGGAACCAGAGTAAGGCTGGACATTGACGCCCCAGACCTTGGGGTCAAGGTTGAAAGCCTTCAAAGCACGCTCCCTGGTAAGGTTCTCGATAACATCGATGTACTGCAGAaagtgaaagagagggaTCAAAATCAGCTTCGACCCATCGTTGTGAGAAAAGCGGACGCACCTCGTTACCACCGTAGTATCGAGCACCGGGAAGACCCTCAGAGTACTTGTTGGTAAGCATAGAGCCGTTGGCCTCCATGACAGCGAGAGAAGTCAAGTTCTGTAATCTGTCAGTATTCCACTTACTGACCCCGTAgtgaaaagggaagataACGTACCTCGGAAGCGATAAGCTCGAGACCAGAGAACTGACGCCAAGTCTCCTTCTCGATGAGAGAGTTGATCTCGGGGTCGGCCTCAGCCAAGGGCTTGTAGAGACAAGCGTTCTATAAACGAAGGAAAGTCTGACATTAGCGTCCTAGTCTCGTTATTTCGGCATGTTGTATCGATTTGAGTTCCCATCTATATCCTCTCGTCGTCTCCTTTCTCTGGCCTGCGTACCAACCATGTCGTGAACTTCCGCGGCACAACAGATCACGATCACCATCTGTAACCAATTCCCTCGTCTCCCAGGCTCAATATCACCTCAAGGCCGCACcacaagaaagaaagacagAAGGACACGTATACGAGAGTGGGAAAGGTTGAGACTCACAAAATCGGTGGGGACGGGGACGGAAGATGCCATTCTGATTTGCTTAGAGATAGCTGGGCGGATGGTAGTTCGGAGAGCGGAGAGAATAAGCCTGGGCATATGGATAGATTtaagaagaggaaaaagaaagggaaaaagggggGAGAAAACGGTGGAATTAAATAAAAATAAACTAGGCGATGGTGATCGCCGATGGAGCTGGTAATGGGTTTTGGGCCGGGCCAAAATTGGTTTTGGGCGCGGAGCGGAGGGGGACTGACGGGTAACAGTCggaagcaggaagaagggaatggaAAAGCTATTCAGGTACGGGACAAGTTTCCCTGAGGTAATTCGATTCTCGTTTCTGGTTGGAGAACAGAAATTTGGGGCTGAAATTCAGCTAGGCGCCGCGGGTTCGACTCGAGAATTCAAGGATTgattgagattgagggGAAGTGATGATCTTCGACTTCCTGAATGCTTGCTTCGTTTCGAATTTAGAATCGGATGACGAGGTTATATGGCTGTTGGTTGATGGTTTACTTCACTTAGTAGTGAGGTGGCAGTCGCGTTGGTATAGGGtgtcagaagaaggcgttggaagaagagaaggggaagaaggatcttCCCATCAGGTGTGCCCGTTATATACGTATGTATTGTATCCTGTCGTATCTTCTGACCCTCTAACCGGGTCCGGCAATATTTCACTGGGGgttgaaggaaaatggaaaTAGCAAGGAACATCCGGAACAACTCTTCTTAGTGCGTGGGTGTTTTATCGGCGCCATCGCCATCCTCGTACAactttggaaaagaaacgaTGGACGTTGGAAATCCCACATCGGTGATTTCCAAGATCCCAACTGCCTAGCGGTAAATCGTTTCGGGTACTTTCCAAGAATGAACGGAAGATTGGACATTTGTTGTTTCTTGTTCTCCCTTCGTATCGATACCAGAAGCAGATGACATAGCCTGCGTAGTATAGATAGGAGGATGCGATTGGAATTTACTCGGTGTATcggtggaagaaggatgaaaagtggaggagaagatgatcagGTGATGCGAGATTTATCGATCCGTCTGACCGTTGTTTGAAGTGTATTTTTCTAGCTTGTGCTATGTATAAAAAGAACTCTTGTTTATCTCTGATCATATATTCCGTCGGTTGTTCCACCTTTATGCATGTAATGCCTGCATACATCTCTTCGAAAAGTCATGGCAGCCAATCCTTCCCGCAGACGATTTACTGCAGACGCGAAAACGCGACTGTCCTGATCCCAACGCGTCGGTTGACTGGACCGAGTTTGTGGCCACTCATTTCATCGCTGTCAgcaaaagaggaagcagagcCATTAATTGTTTTCTtaaatggaagagaaacaaTTTTGGCCACCTTCTCACCATTTCACCAATTCGTCACATATCCTTGACATTCCACGTTATGATGCCTTACCATGCGTGTCCTGTGCGTCGCTGAAAAGCCAAGTATAGCGAAAAGTATCACTGAAATCCTCTCCGGGGGACGGTGGGATACGGTAAGCCCTTATTCCTGTTTCCTCCCTTTTCTGCTTTTGAatgtcgaggaagagacatcGACTAATCAgttcatttcctttttgaatagaggaatggaagaaaccAATATATACGCAATTATGATTTCCTATACAACCTTGCTCCGCCGCttgggaatggaagaggtacCAACTTTACCGTCACGGCAGTCTTGGGACATCTGACTTCAACTGTTAGTCATCAGTCAATTATTCAGATTAGGTAGCTCTGTAGTGGGCTACGTCAGGGTGtaacgaaaaaaaaattgaaagaaaaggaataCTGATAGAAGCTTTTGGGGAGTAGGATTTTGATGAAGATCACCGGAAATGGGGATCCTGTGACCCGTTTGCGCTATTTGATGCGCCAGTCATCACCTTTGTCGACCAGGTAAGTCTGACCTCTTGCATTCTCAAGTTCTGTGGCAAATGCGACAACTAACATGGTACGTCTGCGGCGTAGAAACTGAAAACGGTTGAATCAAACCTCCAAGCCGAAGCTCGCAACGCCGACATACTCATGATCTGGACTGACTGTGATCGAGAGGGAGAACATATCGGATCCGAAGTCGTAGCGGCCTGTAAGAAAGTGAATCGGAATATTCTCGTCAAAAGAGCGAGGTTTAGTGCGATTATACCTGCGTGAGTCTCCTTTCCTAGGAGCAAGGCGTAGAGGTTTCAAATTCATAAACTAACGTGATATttgtgatgatgataggcAGATCCACCAAGCATGTAGACAAGCGAATGATTTGGATATGAGGCAGGCAGATGCGGTGGCCACGAGGATAAGCTTGGATCTCAAGATTGGATCGGCGTTCACGAGGCTTACAACTATGACTCTACAAGGACGGGTGCCCGATTTAGCAGAGCAACTCATCAGTTACGGTAAGcccttccttttcacttccccctctttttccttcccataACACTAAGAAGACCACACTGACTAACCCAATGCCGTCTTTCGTTATATACTATTTCAGGTCCATGTCAATTCCCAACCCTTGGCTTTGTCGTCGACCAATACAACCGCGTCCAAGCCTTTGTTCCCGAAACGTTCTGgtacatcttcatcgctcTTGAGCGAGGgcatgaagatggtgaacCCAACACAGTCGAGTTtaggtggaagaggaatcATCTATTCGATTTAGATTTGGCGGCGTTGTTGTATGAGCAGTGTACAATCAATCCTCAGGCGAGGGTCTTAAAGGTGGAATCAAAGCCTGCGACCAAGTGGTGCGTCCTCCGTGGCTTGTGTGTCCGCGAGGGCCAATACTGAAAGCTATGGATAGGAAGCCGTTACCTTTGACGACAGTTGAGCTTCAACAATCTGGTTCGAGATTACTTCACATGACTCCTAAACGGATCCTTGATGTAGGCTGTATCATTATCAACATCGCCTGCGTAAACTGATGATGTTCATAGCTTGCTGAAAAACTCTATCAAAAAGGTATTGTCAGTTACCCTCGTACGGAAACCGACCAGTACGATCCCAAATTTGACTTCAACTCCCTTATTCAAAAGCAAACGCTTGATAACCAATGGGGTGCGTACGCTCAAAAGTCAGTCCTTTTCTTCGCGCCTGGAGTTGAATTTTTCCGAATTTCTTAATGCtaaatgaaaatgaaggcTACTAGACGGTGCCTTTCAAAAGCCCCGAAATGGGCGTAAAAACGATAAAGCCCATCCCCCTATCCACCCTACCTCCCACGCCGGCAACCTCGAAGGCGATGAACGTCGCGTATTCGAACTCATCACCCGCCGCTTTCTCGCTTCTTGCTCGACCAACGCCGAAGGCCAAAATACCACTGTCGAAATCTCCATCGCCGATGAAATCTTCTCCACTACAGGACTTGTCGTGCTGAGAAGGAATTATTTGGAAGTGTACCCATATGACAAGTGGGCGACGCATGCGTTACCGAATTtcgaggaaggggaggttTTTATACCGGATGAAGTTGACTTGAAGGCAGGAACGACGACTCGACCGAGTTTGTTGACTGAGGCTGATCTGGTTGGGTTAATGGATAAGAATGGTATCGGTGAGTTTGTTTGTCATGTTCGCTCCTCAGTTTACACAGTTATTGACAGCAACGTGCAATAGGTACCGATGCAACTATCGCTGAACACATTGCCAAAATCATTGAACGTGGGTATGTTACAGAAAaacaagaagctcgaaTAAAGTACCTCCTCCCGTCCACTCTAGGTGTCGGTCTGGTTGAAGGGTTTAACGCTATCGGCTTCGACCGTTCACTAAGCAAACCACATTTACGACGAGAGGTGAGcctttttttattttcccAACTCTTTATCGTCTCTTACATGCTGATCGATGAATGGAAAAGACTGAGCATCGAATGCAGTTGATATGTGATGGTGTacgaggaaaaggtgaaATTCTCCAGACCACGCTTGAAGAGTACAAGGAAGTCTTTGTCAAAGCCCGTCGAGAGTTCCAGACTGTAATCGATGTTAGTTTTTTCTCGTTTTTCCCAGTGAGACCGTTAACCAATCCAATTTTCCTGATCAGTGCGTGGAAAACTATCTCCAtggagctggagaagcCCAAGAAGCTCTCCGAGCGGCAGCACGGGGTGGTCGGGGCGGACGAGGAGCTAGAGGAGCAAGAGGCGCAAGGGGTGggagaggagctggaggaagaggtagaGGCGGTGGAGCAGCTGCTCCCAGAGGCGGCCGATATGATGGcaatggcgatgatgacaatgacgatgatgatgacgatgatcaAGATCCGCCGAGAGGCGgtgcaagaggaagagccaGGGGCGCGGCGACTACGAGAGGGTCGGGGACTTCGGCCACTAGAGGACGAGGGGCAGCAACTGGAGCTGGGACGACTGCTCGTAGAAGGGCGCGATCGCCAACTTTCGGTaagtcctcttcttctccccattcCCAAAGTCCACTGAGCTTGAATTGATTGGATTATTTGGTAGACGCCGATGATGGTAGCGGCAATACAAAAATGTGTAACTGCGGTAGAGAAGCAGTCTCTCGTGTTGTTGCCAAGGCAGACTCGGCGCACAAGGGAAGATCGTTTTGGACATGTCCTCAGCCTCAAGGAGAACAATGCGGCTTCTTCGTGAGTCTGCTGCCTCTGCTTCATAATAGACGTGTACTGACGTGAAGTGCTTCAAGGAATGGGGTACAGATGGAGATATGGCGCGCCCGGTTGGCCCTAGTAACTCACGAATAGCCAGCGTTCAACCACCGCCagccaaaagaaaaaagaccGTCGTAAGTATCCTCCATCCGCCCTTTGCGCCGAAAGGAAAACTGAAACTGATCGTGAGTTTCAGACTCGAAATGATACCCCTGCAAGGGATGGCGTGCCCTCGTGTAAATGTGGTCTTGATGCGGCTTTCGCCACAGTCGCCAAGGAAGGTCCAAATAAAGGTCGCCAGTTCTGGTAAGTTAATACAACCTACATACATGCCTCTGCCGATGTATGCTGCTTACTAAAATATGATCTGGTCTTAGGGCTTGCCCAAACAATCCGAAAGCTCAATGTGGGTTCTTCCAgtgggaagatgatcctAACgtcggcggtggtggttcTAGTGGGGGTAAGCCTTTATTAAGCTTCAAAAGATGAATTATACTGACGCCCAAGGGTACAGATTGTTTCAAATGCAATCAGCCTGGTCATTGGGCCAGCAACTGTCCGAATAATGAAAGTCGAGGATCGTCATACCGGGGTTCGAGTAGTAGTAGAAGTCGCGCgcgagggagagggagaggtaAACGATAGAACGAATCATCATGACTGTTGTacaccatcatccatccataATCATCAGGCATTTTATGTATGCATACAGGGATTTCAAGACTATACAAGATGAGCAGATTGATACTATGTTTATTGATAATTCAAAGAGGGAGATATAATGATATGAGGTATGTTCTAGTTTCTATTCATTAATGCTGGTCCTTCTCGTTCTTGACCATTTCCAAGAACAcctcccactcttccttcttcatcccataACTCTCCTTGGAGCCAGGGaagcttccttctttgacaGCTTGCACATATGCACGCACAGCGCGGCGCATCTCTTGCCCGAGTGACCCAAACTGACGAACGAACCTAGGCGCGTCGAGAGGCTTGGCGAGCTCACGAGATGTGGAGACAAGTTCGGTTTCTTCTGTAACGATGGGTGTGGCAACATTCTCAGTAGGATCCTCGGCGTAGACACCAAGCACGTCGGTGATAACCAGAACCTGGCCGCTCGTCTCCTTTCCAGCACCGATACCGATCGTGAAAACACCCTTTTTGCCAACTTCCTCAGTAACAAGTTGCGCAACCTTTGAGGGCATTGCCTCAAGCAGGAATGCGAAAGCTCCAGCATTCGCAAGCTCTCGAGCACTCTGCAGAATCTCGTAAGCAGTCTGAGCGGTGCGTCCCTGAACGAGGTAACCTGACAAACTGGTGGCTCGTTGAGGTTGCAAACCGAGATGAGGCATGACGGGGATACCAATAGCGGAAAGACGTCGAACAAGAGGGACGATTTCGCGGCCACCTTCGATCTTAACGCCATCCACACCACCTTCTTtaatcatcctcaacacGTTCCTGACACCTTCTTCTAAAGAAGTCTCGAAGCTACCAAAAGGCATATCGGCAAAGACGAAAGGTGATTTCGCACCCCGCACAACTGTTCGTGCATGGTGGATCATTTCTTCAAGAGTAATAGCCGTAGTAGTCTCATGGCCGAGAGCGACTTGAGAAAGCGAATCTCCAACAAGAGTCATATCGAGGTTGCAGGATTCAGTCAGGAGAGCGGTAGGGTAATCGTAAGCGGTGAGGACGCTGATGGGTGTACCAGATTTAGCGAGCGACAACAGGGATGAAAGGGTCGTCTTTGGCTtcgttggagaagatgggcgAGCTGACATTGTCCGGGTTTGAGTGAGGGGTAAAGCATTAGGCCGTGCAGTGCACCTTGACATTAAAGTGCTGtagctcctcttctgcccgGACGCAAAAGGTCCATTCTTGCTGGACTCCCACACCAACACATCGCCATCCTGCTTTTCCTTAGAAATTTTAGCCCTGGGAATCTTAATGCCCAACATTCCCAACTCCTTCAGCTCATCAACCTCTACTGTCTCCATAGCTTTTTCAaactccatctcctcctctaaGCTTGCTGATAAGAGTTCATTGATAACCGCGTCCGCGTCTTCACTGTTTCCAGTCTTTGCAAGACGTCTAACACCACGAGTACGGATAACGGGTTTGCCTTTGGAAGTGTGGGGAAAAAGATCACCCCAAGAAGATTTACGAGCGTCATGATAGCTTTGTTTGGAATGAGACTTGGTATAGGTAAGACGTTGTATGTTACCTGAGATGGTCAGACATTGAGCATTGAATATCAAAACGTTGCAACTCACCATCAGGGCAACAAGTATCCATGGTGACAtgccctttcctcttcataGGCGGAGCAACCATTCTCGGCCAGCTATACGCTTCTTTTCTTAAGTTCTCTTCCAATTTATCCGAATCGAAGGATGGCAAAGCCCCTTCGAGGTTCTCCATATCAGGCGGCATTTCATGCAGGCGCACAACTTCCATTACAGCTTCGTGaccttcaacttcttgGATGATCGACCGACCTTGGGATTTGATCAATGCCTTCTCAGCAGCTTCTCGCCCCACTTTTCCGATCCTTCCAGCAATTTTGATATCCTCAGCTACGGTGCTAACGGAGGGACGCTCGCCTTTGGCGACCACGAGGTAGCAAtaacccttctcctcttctcccctgGTTGAGtgttttgttttcctcAGGAAGGAAGGCCTTTGAAGCCTCTGACTGTAGCCACACACATCCTTGGTTCCGACCAAAGGGCATTTCCCGTCGTGAGGACAAGGAGCTACCACGTGAAGGGGGTTTTCAGAGGTCGATTCCTCGAGCAAGTATGAGCGCGCTTGTGAGATAGCTGCCCATCCTTGCGGCGTTGACCTCTCAATGAGGACTATAtaaggagatgagagcTCCAAAAGTCGACGCAGGTAAAGTTGTCTAGTTGGTAATGTAGGAAAGGAGGTAAGGTGGAATGTGGAAAGAATTAACGATGGGGTCGAAGAATGAACAAATTTGCGGCTGAACTGAATATCGGCAGATTCCTCAGGGATGACTAGGTAGCAAATCAGCGTACAAGCTATTATGCATTAGCATATTCACATACCTTCTGTTATTCTTTGGACGAGGTCAAGACCATGTCTGGAGGAGTGTACAAATTGATATTTTAATTTGTCCTGTCCTTCCTGCCATCTCCGGCGAGAAGAAAGCAGACCGCCCATGACGTCCATGATACCCCTAAGAAGATTAATAACTAACATTGCTAGCAAACATCAGAGAGTAGTGCTTACCAGAGGCCAGGTCCCAAACTCGATGAGAACTCCAAgatctctccttcctttacACTTGTCAACCAATCTCGACCTAGccttctctccagctcttccagCACATTCTTGACCGCACCATACTCTCCGGGAAGGATTGCGGATGCTTTCGCAAGCTCGCTTTCCGGTGTGCGGTATGGTTTATTCTTATGCTCCGATTTTGCAGCGCTAATGGGTGCAGGAACATTGGGAAGCGCCAGATACGACTTTCGAATATCTCGAGGGTTATCCATGACTAGATCACCGTCAATATTGTTTATCTTGATGTATTTTTTGACCAAATATGCTTACGGTCTATTTGTCTTTGAATGCCTCGCTGCATTTCCTCCGGCAAAACCACCATTCCCAAACGCTTGCTTCCAAGGACAGCAGCTGGactcctcctttcttcccgACCAAAATCATAATATTCTCCATCTGAGGCAGAATTATAACCTTCTGGAGTCTCATCGATGACCAGGTCACTCTCTTCTATTCGCAAGCCTGAAGACGGCCCCTTGCTTCCGCTAGGTCGGACAGGCAGTGCATTCGCCAATTCGATCTTGTCCAAATTCTTATGTGGCACTGACGTCCTACCCCTCCCTCTAGGACTCATTCCCATGTTCAtactcccttctccaatcAAATCGTTGAATGTGCCATCAATTTCAGGATGGACTGGCGGTTGGGCTACTTGGGCTTGACTTGCCACCGAACGTCGAACTGCTGAAATCGTCGCTGAGGAAAGGTGACTCGCATGAGGTCGGAGAGCAATTGCTAGCCTTTGATTGAGCAATCTTTTGACTCTCGGTAGCATTATTGAAGCGATTTGTAGTTTGTGGGAAAGTTTCAAAGCATATACGCCTCTGTAGTTAAAATATCAAAATATCTTTAGTCTCATTCCGGGATATTGATGTAGCAAGATATGATTTTTATAATAAATTATTTGATCTTTTATATTAAGATCTTCATTAGTATAACGGTTAGTATAACCGCTTCTCAGTACCTAGTTTTTCTAGTCTGTTCGCGGTAGACCAGGGTTCAACTCCCTGATGGAGAATACTTTTTGCTCCACCAGGGGAGGGATACGACCGGTGCGTAAAAACGGCGAATTTAATGCGGGAAAGACATGGGAGGTAAAATAGGACTCGTGTAAATTGCAGTTCCCACGGTGTTCCTCAAAATCACTTCCATCGGATTCGCCGGATGAGGGTATTATCTCGCTATCGATCTCCTCACACACTGCACACACATTCATCAGCTCAGAAGCACTTGAGACTTTTTACAAGGCCTGCATCATGAAGCGCACAAGTAGGGAGCAGTATCGGACGATCCTCAACAGTAGGCCGGTACCGAGTATAGTAGTAAAGCAGGACAATGTTACGGACTCTCTgcaatccatcatccctaTCCCCAAGCACGCCGTGCCTATTATCGAAGACCTGCTGCGCGACATCGTCAAACTATGTGACCGCTCAACTATCCTATCCATCATCCGGGTTTCGAAGTATTGGAATACTGTCGTCTCGCCCTTGATATACGAGGCAGTTAGAGTGGACTGCGAGAAATGGTGGATAGTACCACCGAAGGAGACAAAGCAGACGAAAAGAAGTAGTGGGATCTTTAGGAAGGTTTTCAGCAGGGAACGAGGATCTACCCTTGATGCTGCTAAAGGAGTAGATAAAAATGGCCTAATCGACTGCAACAGACTACATATCGATCACCATCGACCTGTCTCCCCATACTTTGCCCACACCCGCCATCTAACCGTTCGGTGCCATAACGAAGGCTGTGGATCAGCCATATTCCCTTCCCCTCGAGAGATCCTTCCAAAATTAGAGACAATTAACCTTGAAATCATACCAGGCTGTGAACATAAGTGTGCATATTcgaaagagatggagacgTTGGATGGCTTTATACGAGATCTCAGTCCTCGTACGTTGGTCCTGTCCAACGTCTTGAGCCTGGGACGTATCTCTCAGGAACATTATCATCCTCCAACTTCTCTACCAGATACGGCTGTCAATTCAATTACCAAACTCGTCATTTGCTTACCTGGTTGTCGTCCACCACGCTACACGTTCGAAATCACTAACAGTTTAGAACAACTGCGGCGGTTGTTCCCTCTGGTGAAGCAGATGGTATTCTTGCTGAAACCCAAGATATCTGGTGGGATCAAAGATGAATATTCCGAGCTCGAGAAGGCGAACGGTGATTCAAACCAATTTTATCAAGCAGAAACCGCTGACACATACGCGGCGGAACTATCGCGTCTGTTTGCTTACTGGAAAAGTCCCATCACCATCGTAGGGCTAGAGAATCTGGGAGATGATTGGTATAAATCGCTGGCAAAGAACCCTACACCTGAGGAAGTAGTGAATGAGAGTAAAAGGCGAGCGGGAGccgagagaagaatggataTCAAGATGGTCAAATTACATGATTGGCTAAAAGATGAGTCGAATTGGAAAGGTGTGTTCACTGcacaagaaagagaggCGTGGCTAGGAAAGTAGAATCAATTAACTATGGTGAGCAATCGATATTATGCTTTCGTTATTAATTCTATGACCCGGATAGTTTTCATGTATTCATCGCGTTGCCATGTTGATTTTTATGTGTCAGAGGTGAACACATCCGAATGAACGTGGCTTCCACTGACGATAATGCAAATCAGTATCAACTGTCAACATACGCCTTGATATACCTTTGATACACTGTTTGGACTCCATCATGCCTATATAACAACAGTTGGGTAGTTTGGAAGATATGGACGATCAAACAAACTTAACAGACAAGAAGCTGACATAGCTAACAAAGATATACTCCGATATCGAATTCAGAACTAGTTAAATACTAGGTATTATACTAGTCACTTAGCTCTTTGGCGACAGTTGGAATAGATCCGAGCTTGCGAGTTGAAAGGAGTCAACTTGATAGCTGGGTCTATGACTGTGGATCCGGAGGGCCACATCATTGCCAAGTCCcagagtgaagaagacgaggcCGTAATTGACGAAATTGAGTTGAATGAGTGCgcaagagcaaggaaaggaaacaTTCAAACTGGGGCTACTAGCGAATTGAGTAGGAGAGAAGCATCAGACCTCCACTCGGACTCCAATATCATTCGAGTGATATATGCATATACGTGGTATAAAGACGAGAGAAGACCAGTCAGCCTCAGCTT
Above is a window of Cryptococcus tetragattii IND107 chromosome 1, whole genome shotgun sequence DNA encoding:
- a CDS encoding 3-methyl-2-oxobutanoate hydroxymethyltransferase codes for the protein MLPRVKRLLNQRLAIALRPHASHLSSATISAVRRSVASQAQVAQPPVHPEIDGTFNDLIGEGSMNMGMSPRGRGRTSVPHKNLDKIELANALPVRPSGSKGPSSGLRIEESDLVIDETPEGYNSASDGEYYDFGREERRSPAAVLGSKRLGMVVLPEEMQRGIQRQIDLMDNPRDIRKSYLALPNVPAPISAAKSEHKNKPYRTPESELAKASAILPGEYGAVKNVLEELERRLGRDWLTSVKEGEILEFSSSLGPGLWGIMDVMGGLLSSRRRWQEGQDKLKYQFVHSSRHGLDLVQRITEVIPEESADIQFSRKFVHSSTPSLILSTFHLTSFPTLPTRQLYLRRLLELSSPYIVLIERSTPQGWAAISQARSYLLEESTSENPLHVVAPCPHDGKCPLVGTKDVCGYSQRLQRPSFLRKTKHSTRGEEEKGYCYLVVAKGERPSVSTVAEDIKIAGRIGKVGREAAEKALIKSQGRSIIQEVEGHEAVMEVVRLHEMPPDMENLEGALPSFDSDKLEENLRKEAYSWPRMVAPPMKRKGHVTMDTCCPDGNIQRLTYTKSHSKQSYHDARKSSWGDLFPHTSKGKPVIRTRGVRRLAKTGNSEDADAVINELLSASLEEEMEFEKAMETVEVDELKELGMLGIKIPRAKISKEKQDGDVLVWESSKNGPFASGQKRSYSTLMSRCTARPNALPLTQTRTMSARPSSPTKPKTTLSSLLSLAKSGTPISVLTAYDYPTALLTESCNLDMTLVGDSLSQVALGHETTTAITLEEMIHHARTVVRGAKSPFVFADMPFGSFETSLEEGVRNVLRMIKEGGVDGVKIEGGREIVPLVRRLSAIGIPVMPHLGLQPQRATSLSGYLVQGRTAQTAYEILQSARELANAGAFAFLLEAMPSKVAQLVTEEVGKKGVFTIGIGAGKETSGQVLVITDVLGVYAEDPTENVATPIVTEETELVSTSRELAKPLDAPRFVRQFGSLGQEMRRAVRAYVQAVKEGSFPGSKESYGMKKEEWEVFLEMVKNEKDQH